GCTGGCAGTTTGACCTTGTGCTGGCCGTAGGTGTCATTCACCACCAGTTCGCCGCCCTGATACTCATCCGGTTCGCTGAGAAACAGCGTGGCGGAGAGATCGGTGCGCATCCATCCCTGGCTGCCGTTGTGCCGCACCGCGCCATCAACGTGAAAGCCGTAGGTTTCATTCTGCTGATAGCGGTTGAACAGCGGCGTGGAGATGTGCAGCGGCAGCGCGGCGGCAAAAAACAGTGGGCTGTTATTCAGCGCCTGCAGCACCTGCGCCTGGAGCCGATCGTACAGCGGCGTATGGATATCGATCTGCTGATTATTTTTGACCTGTGCGCCCTGGCTGCCGGTGGTGGCGCGGCCGTCAATCCAGCTGGCCTGCTGCAACGCGTCGCGAAAGCTGCTCAGCGCATCAGGCGTCAGCACGGCGGGAATGTGATACATCATTCGCAGTTACTCATGAAGTAAAGGGGCGTGACGCCCCTTGCAGATTAGAAATGCACGTTTGCTGATAACAGGAAGGTGCGTGGCTCGACGGGATGGTAGCGATAGCCGCTCTTGTTGATCGAGGAAACAGCGTGCGTATCGAAAACGTTATAGACGTTGAGTTGCAGATCGAGGTTGGCGTTGACCTTGTAGCCCGCTTTCGCATCGGCCACCCAGTAGCCTTCCGTGGAAGAGGGTGTGCCGACCGCGCCGTCGGTGCCGCGGTGCATGCCGCCAACATAGCGCGCGCCGCCGCCCAGAGCGATGCTGTCGCTGGCCTGATACTGCGTCCAGAGCGTGAACGCATGCTCCGGGGTGTAAGGCACGGTCGATCCGCCATCCTGCGCGGTCTTCGCCCCTTCGCGTACGCTGGCGTGCTGCAAGGTATAACCTGCCAGCAGCTGCCACTCCGGCGTGATATTGCCGGCGGCGGTCAGCTCATAGCCCTCTACCCGCTTGCGGCCATACTGCGACGAAGTACCGTCATCATTCTGCTCAACTTCATTTTCGATGTCGGTGCGGAACAGCGCGGCGCTCAGCTGCAGGCGCTTATCCAGCACTTCCCACTTCGTGCCCAGCTCGCTGGTTTTGGCTTTTTGCGGCTTGAAATCGGTGCGGTTAGCGTTACTGCCGGTGCCGCTCTGCGCCAGGGTAAAGCTGCTGCCGCCCGGCGGCTGCTGGGAAATGGCGTAGTTAACGTACAGGTTGCCGTTGTCGGTCAGGTGATAGAGCGCGCCCGCCTTCCAGTTCACCAGGTTACCCGACTTTGCGGTATCGATGGTGGTGATCGGCGTGTTGCGCGGCGTGCCCGCCGGACAGGCCAGCGCGCCACGACCGGTGCCGCCGCAGGCGGTGGCGCTGTCATATTCGGTGCGGTAATTGTCGAGGCGCACGCCGCCGTTCAGCTCAATGTCGCGGGTAATTTGCAGCGTGTCAAAGGCGTAAACACCAAAAGTATCGGTTTGTCCGTTAGCGTTGGCGCCGTTGCGATCGAGTCCGCCCACGGAAATTGAACTGACCGGATGATAGATATTCACCGGCGGCGGCGTAATCGCCCGGACGCCGTAGTTGGTCTGCGTTTCGCGCGTAAACTCCACGCCCGCGCTGACATCGTGACCCACCGATCCGGTCTGGAAACGTGAGCTGATATTGGTCTGGTTAGTCAGAATTTTATTGCTGACATCTTTGGTATTCGCCAGCCGTGACCAGCTCCAGCTCTGCACATCGTTGCGGTTGGGCTGCACGATATTCGTGGCGCCGCCCATTACCGCGGTCAGCAGGTAATCCTGCTTCACCCGCGCCCAGCGCGTGGTGTTGCGCACGGTGGTGCTGTCGCTGAGATCGTGCTCAAGGCGCAGCGTCGCGCTGTCGGTGGTGGAGTCGTCGTAGTCAGAATCGGTGCCGTAAAAGTTCTCGCTGTTCACCCGGCCCGCACCGTTTAGCGCCGCGGTGCCGGCCGATGGCGCACGATAGCCACGCAGACCAATGGTCGGCACGCCGCCATCCGGCGTGTTGTTCTGCTCGACGTGCAGCACGTTGAGATAGAGACGCGTCGGCGTATCCAGGCCGAACGCCAGCGACGGCGCCACGCCCCAGCGACGGTTTTTCACATTGTCGCGACCGGCATCGTGCGTCTCCTCGCCCATCAGATTGAGGCGGAAAGCGCTGTTGTCGTTGATCGCCTGATCGAGATCGAGCGTGCCACGGCGGAACCAGGCGCTGCCGACGCTCACCGAGGCATCCAGGCCGGAGTCAAGACGCGGCTGTTTGCTGATGGTATTGATCGAACCGGTCGGCGCGCTGCGGCCATAATCACTGCCCGAAGGCCCTTTAATCACCTCAACCTGCTGGGTGTTAAAGGTGTCGCGCGAGACGCTGCCGATATCGCGAATGCCGTCCGAATAGATGCTGTTTGAGGTATCGGCACCGCGCATATAGATCGCATCGCCGGTGGTGGAGTTACCGTTTTCACCGGCAAAAAACGCGCCGACGCCGGGCACGTTTTTCAGCGCGTCGGATAAATTAGTGACGCCCTGATCCTGCATCACCTTTTCCGGGATCACCGTGATGGTGCGGGTGGTATCAACCAGCGGTCGGCTGAATTTCGGGTCTGCCGAGGCGTTTGGCGCATAGAGCGACGGCGCACTGGCCTCAACGAGCATCTCATCCTGGTCAACGGCAAGCGCAGCAGCAGGCGTGACGCCAATGCACAAACCGGTAAATAAGGTCAAAGAACTAAAATTACCAAAAGGCAGGTTGCGATTTTTATCCATTTTTAACTTGTTCAGCGGCTTTTTATTGTTATCTCTGTTCCGTCACCTGCAGCCAGTTACGACCTAATCAACCGATTCTCCGCTAACGGGTCGGCGCGGTGACACCTTAAATGATAAGTTGAAAGATAATGATTATCATTTATGTTCACATTATTATCACGCAGCTCAATTTAAATAAACACATTTGTTTACATAAACCCGACGCTATTCATACAGTTGGCGAAAGAAGCAGCATCACGCTGAAATAACAGGCACAAAAAAGCCCGCACGGTTGGCGGGCTGTCGCGTTTCACATCAGGCAGTACTCAGTGAAAAGCGGGATTATTTTCCATAATAGCGATGAAGCGAGGGGTGCGGTTCGATGCCATAAAGCTGGCTCATCGGGATCACCAGCTCAAAATAGTGTCGCGCATCGCTGTCGTCCTGTTCTGACTGTCGGGCATTCTGGCCGAGGTTCTTCCATAACTGCAGTAATCTGCGCATCGGTGACTCCTGACGGTAACAAGGTGAAGCCCTGAGTTAACGCCGATTGCGCACAAAACGGAAGCCACTAATTCTCACCTGCTTAGCAGGAAAAGTACTAAAGCCCGGCGTTAAAACTCAGCCGGTTCGCCCGGCAGCGGCTCCGACAGCGCCTGCCCTTCCACGCCTGCATAGGCGATCAGCAGCTCTGCCGCCACGCCGGTGGTATAACCCCGGTGCGCGCTGTTTACCGATTCGTTAATCGCCTGACCGGCGCGAAAAGTGTGGGTTTCACCGCTCTCTTTATCTTCCACCGTCAGCTCACCGGAGAGCAGATAGGCCACGTTGGGCATCGGGTGCGTGTGCCACGGCAGCGAGGTGTGTGGCGGAATAGAGAGCCGCATCAGCGACAGCTGCGGCGTGCCCTGCGGATAAGCGCCATAAAGCTGACCATTCCACGCGCAGTTGCACTCCAGCAGCAGTTCACTCGCAATTTTTGCCTCATCCTGCTTCTCTTTCGTCATCCCTTTACTCCCATTAATCACCCTGCTGACGCGCGCGCAGCGGATTGTCTGCGCAGGTCGCTCTTTCATCAGGGAACTATAAAGGTGTAGTTAATATCCTGAATAATTTCAATTATTCCTCCGGCCTTTGCCTGACTGCGGACATAAAAAAGCCTGCCACGGTGGGCAGGCTGAGAGACGACACCGCGCTTAGCGCGTGACGGTGACTACCCAGTTGGCACCGGTGCCGCAGGCCGCTTCGCCGACGCGCGCCAGCGTGCCGTCCTTGTCGTTGATCGCGTAGCTGCCGACCACCGCGCTCTTCTCGCCGCTGACCAGCAACCACTTGCCGCTACCGTCTATCGCCATGCCGCGCGGCTGCTTTTCTACCGGCCAGCTGCCGATCAGCGTTAAGGCCCCGCTTTGCGCATCGACGCGATAGCCGGAGACGGTGCTGGAGGTGCGTTCAGACATGTAAAGAAAACGGCCATCCGGGGTGATTTTGAGATCGGCCGCCCAGATGCGCGGCGTGGGATCGCTGTAATCGGCCGGTCGCTGACGACCGTGCGCCAGCTGATAACGTGCCGCCACCGCATTCGGCCAGCTCTGGAGTTTTTCCAGCGCGCCGTCGGGCTGACGGCGATATTGCGTAATGGTGCCGCCCATCTCGGTGAGGTTATAGAGAAAACGGTTATCCGGCGACATCACCGAATGACGCGGCCCGCTCTCTTTCTCGTCGCTGACGTAGCCTTTGCCAATCTCACTGATGGCGCCGTCTGCGCCCAGCGCCAGTTGCAGCACGCGGTCGTTGCCGAGGTTAGCGACATACAGCGAACGGTTGCTGTTATCCACCACCACCGAATGGGCGTGCGGCCCGGTTTTGTAACGTCCGCTTACCCGACCGGTTACCAGTCCGTGCTCAATGCGCTGGCTGGCCACCACGTCGCTGTCATAGGAGGCAGCGAGCAGATAGCGTCCGCTTTTATCGGTGGTGATCCACGGATAGCTCGCGTCCACCGCGGCGCTGGCGCGCTGGTGTAAATCGCCGTTTTTACCCTTTATTGACCAACTGATAATCGACCACGGCTTGCTGCGGACCGCACCGTAGAGAAAGTGCTTATCGGGACTGACCGCCAGCGGCATGATTTTGCCGCCGACCAACGTGGTGCCGGTTGGCGTCAGCGCGCCGCTGGCGCTATCGAGCTGATAGCGGGAAATTGAGCCGGACGTGGCGTTGGAGACATAGACAAAGGTGGTGGCCCACAACGACGGGCTGGCCAGCAGACACACCATTAACAGCGTTTTTTTCAAAGCCATAACGACCCCACAAAGCGAATAAAAGCGGCGGCAGGCGCCTCCAGGCTTTTAAACTAGCCGGACGGTGGGCGGCGCGCTTCAGGCGTCCGCCCTAATTTCTCCGGCAATATCGCGCTTTGTGCGCTGCGTCATGATTTATTGCGGCGGCGTCGGCACCGTTTGCGCGGCTTCGCTGGCGCTGAGCCTGGCCATCATTTTGCGGTAGTTATTCAGCCAGCTGCCGCTTTTCAGGCGCCACCAGAAGAAGGCACCGCGTACCGCCCAGTCCATGACCATGCCAAGCCAGACGCCGATGACGCCCATGCCAAGCACAATGCCGAGCAAATAACCAAACACGATGCGCGCGCCCCACATACCCGCCATGGAAACGTACATAGTAAAGCGGGCGTCGCGGGCGCCTTTCAGTCCGGCAGGCAGCACCCAGCTGGCGGCCCAAATCGGCATAAACAGCGCGTTGAGCCAGATCAGGTGTTTCACCACGGTGATCACCTCTTCATCACGGGTATAAAACCGCGCGATGGTGCCCGCCAGCGGCACCGAGAGCAGCGCCAGCGCGCACAGGCCGATGGTGGAGAGCCAGAACACATGCTTGATCTGCCGCTCCGCCTGCATCACCTGATTTTTCCCGAGGCGCGTGCCGACGATGATGGTGGAAGCGGAACCGAGCGCATTGCCCGGCAGGTTGATCAGCGATGCGATGGAAAAAGCGATGAAGTTACCGGCAATTTCGTTGGTACCCATACCCGCAACAAACACTTGCGTCAGTAGCTTACCGCCGTTGAACAGCACCGATTCGATGCTGGCGGGAATGCCGATACTCAGCACCTCACGCAAAATATCGCCGTTCCAGCGCCGAAAGTAGCTGGGAATGCTGATACGCAGCTTGGGGTTGAAGCCGATGACCAGCACATAAATCACCCCAATCGCGCCGATATAACGGGAAATAGTCAGCCCCAGCGCCGCGCCGTCGAAGCCCATTCCCTGCCACGAGAAACAGCCATAAATCAGCACGCTGCTGATAATGATATTGAGGATGTTCATGCCGCCGTTGATCAGCATCGGGATTTTGGTATTGCCCGCGCCACGCAGCGCGCCGCTGCCGATCAGGGTAATCGCCGCCGCCGGATAGCTCCAGGCTGACATCTGCAAATAGCTCAGCGCCAGCTGCTTCACCTGCGGCTCCGCCTGACCGGCGATCAGGTCAATGATCTGCGGACCGATAAACTCAATGCCTATCGCCAGCAGCAGCGCCAGCACGGTCATCGCCGCCAGCGACTGTCGCGTTGCCGCCCGTGCGCGCTTGCCGTTGCGTTTCGCCAGGCTAAAGGCCACCACCACGGTAGTGCCGAGATCGATGGCGGCGAAAAAGGAGATCACCACCATGTTAAAGCTATCCGCCAGACCGACGCCCGCCATCGCCTCTTTACCAATCCAGCTCACCAAAAAGGTGCTGAGCACGCCCATCAGCATGACGCAGAGGTTTTCGATAAAGATAGGAATGGCTAAAGGGGTAATTTCGCGCCAGAACAGCACATTATAAGAACGACGTTTGGGATACCACGCCGTGCGTTTAACTGCCTGCACCAGTAATACGCCAGGATTTTGCAATTTAATACCAGCTTGAAGAGTCGATCGCCAGAGGAGTAATAATCATGATCAATGGCCTGGGAAAACGCAAAGTCTTTCCGGCGTTTAGTTATTTTTTATTACAACTCTGCCCAGGGGAAACCGTCTCATTCTCACCGCTCATCAACCCCAAACCGCGAGTTCTGATGCATACTGTTGACAGTAGCGTAACCGGGGATGACCTGCGGTTTTTATGATGCGACGCGATCCCGATGTCAGTCGCGCGACAACAAGGAGATTTTATGCCTGAGAAGCACTTTTCCGGTCTCACCAGCGTGCAGGCGCTGGATAAGCTCGAAGAGCAGTATCAAAACGCCGTCGAGGCGCTGCGTGAGGCGATCAAAACCTACATTGCCGACGGCAGCCTGCCCGATGCCGCCGTCCGTGCTGCCGGGCTGTTTGTCTACCCGGAACTGCGTATCAGCTGGGATGGCGAGAATGCGCCGCTGAATCGCACCCGCGCCTGGGGACGCTTTACCCGTCCGGGCAGCTACAGCACCACCATCGCCCGTCCGGCGCTGCTGCGACACTATCTGCGCGAGCAGCTGGCGATGATTGAGAAAGATTACGATGTCACCATCGAAGTCCGGCCATCGCAGCAGGAGATTCCGTTTCCCTACGTTATCGACGGCTCCGATCTGGTGCTGGATCGCTCGATGAGTGCGGGTATCGCCAAACATTTCCCCACCACCGAGCTGGCGAATATCGGCGATGAAACCGCCGATGGCCTGTTCAACGCTGAAACCATTTTTCCGCTTTCGCATTTTGACGCCCTGCGCACCGATTTTTCGCTGGCCCGCCTGCGCCACTACACCGGCACCGCCGTGGAGCATTTCCAGCCGTTTGTGCTGTTTACCAACTACACGCGTTATGTCGATGAGTTTGTCCGCTGGTCGATAGAACAGATTCGCGATGAAAACTCACCTTATGACAGCCTCGCCTGTGCTGGTGGTGCGGTGATTACCGCCGAAAGCGAAAACGCTGATGCGCTGATCTCCAGCCTGGCGTGGAAGAATCATCAGATGCCCGCCTGGCATTTGACCTCGCCCAACGGCCGCGGCATTACCCTGGTGAACATCGGCGTCGGTCCATCCAATGCCAAGACCATCTGCGATCATCTGGCGGTGCTGCGTCCGCACGCCTGGCTGATGATTGGCCACTGCGGCGGCCTGCGCGAGAGCCAGAACATCGGCGATTACGTGCTGGCGCACGCCTATCTGCGTGACGATCACGTGCTGGACAGCGTGCTGCCGCCGGATATCCCGATTCCCAGCATTGCTGAAGTACAGCGCGCGCTGTATGACGCCACCAAAGCGGTCAGCGGCATGCCGGGCGAAGAGGTCAAACAGCGCCTGCGCACCGGCACGGTGGTCACCACCGACGATCGCAACTGGGAACTGCGTTACTCCGCCTCCGCGCTGCGCTTCAACCTCAGCCGCGCCGTGGCCGTAGACATGGAGAGCGCCACCATCGCCGCCCAGGGTTACCGCTTCCGCGTGCCTTACGGCACCCTGCTCTGCGTCTCTGACAAGCCACTGCACGGCGAGATCAAGCTGCCGGGTCAGGCCAACCGCTT
The sequence above is drawn from the Duffyella gerundensis genome and encodes:
- the ybiX gene encoding PKHD-type hydroxylase YbiX, which gives rise to MMYHIPAVLTPDALSSFRDALQQASWIDGRATTGSQGAQVKNNQQIDIHTPLYDRLQAQVLQALNNSPLFFAAALPLHISTPLFNRYQQNETYGFHVDGAVRHNGSQGWMRTDLSATLFLSEPDEYQGGELVVNDTYGQHKVKLPAGDLVLYPSSSLHCVTPVTAGERTASFLWIQSMVRDDKQRAMLFELDRTIQTLKARHGESDEQLSLLNLYHNLLRGWTET
- a CDS encoding catecholate siderophore receptor Fiu; this translates as MDKNRNLPFGNFSSLTLFTGLCIGVTPAAALAVDQDEMLVEASAPSLYAPNASADPKFSRPLVDTTRTITVIPEKVMQDQGVTNLSDALKNVPGVGAFFAGENGNSTTGDAIYMRGADTSNSIYSDGIRDIGSVSRDTFNTQQVEVIKGPSGSDYGRSAPTGSINTISKQPRLDSGLDASVSVGSAWFRRGTLDLDQAINDNSAFRLNLMGEETHDAGRDNVKNRRWGVAPSLAFGLDTPTRLYLNVLHVEQNNTPDGGVPTIGLRGYRAPSAGTAALNGAGRVNSENFYGTDSDYDDSTTDSATLRLEHDLSDSTTVRNTTRWARVKQDYLLTAVMGGATNIVQPNRNDVQSWSWSRLANTKDVSNKILTNQTNISSRFQTGSVGHDVSAGVEFTRETQTNYGVRAITPPPVNIYHPVSSISVGGLDRNGANANGQTDTFGVYAFDTLQITRDIELNGGVRLDNYRTEYDSATACGGTGRGALACPAGTPRNTPITTIDTAKSGNLVNWKAGALYHLTDNGNLYVNYAISQQPPGGSSFTLAQSGTGSNANRTDFKPQKAKTSELGTKWEVLDKRLQLSAALFRTDIENEVEQNDDGTSSQYGRKRVEGYELTAAGNITPEWQLLAGYTLQHASVREGAKTAQDGGSTVPYTPEHAFTLWTQYQASDSIALGGGARYVGGMHRGTDGAVGTPSSTEGYWVADAKAGYKVNANLDLQLNVYNVFDTHAVSSINKSGYRYHPVEPRTFLLSANVHF
- a CDS encoding cupin domain-containing protein; this translates as MTKEKQDEAKIASELLLECNCAWNGQLYGAYPQGTPQLSLMRLSIPPHTSLPWHTHPMPNVAYLLSGELTVEDKESGETHTFRAGQAINESVNSAHRGYTTGVAAELLIAYAGVEGQALSEPLPGEPAEF
- a CDS encoding lactonase family protein; the encoded protein is MALKKTLLMVCLLASPSLWATTFVYVSNATSGSISRYQLDSASGALTPTGTTLVGGKIMPLAVSPDKHFLYGAVRSKPWSIISWSIKGKNGDLHQRASAAVDASYPWITTDKSGRYLLAASYDSDVVASQRIEHGLVTGRVSGRYKTGPHAHSVVVDNSNRSLYVANLGNDRVLQLALGADGAISEIGKGYVSDEKESGPRHSVMSPDNRFLYNLTEMGGTITQYRRQPDGALEKLQSWPNAVAARYQLAHGRQRPADYSDPTPRIWAADLKITPDGRFLYMSERTSSTVSGYRVDAQSGALTLIGSWPVEKQPRGMAIDGSGKWLLVSGEKSAVVGSYAINDKDGTLARVGEAACGTGANWVVTVTR
- a CDS encoding EmmdR/YeeO family multidrug/toxin efflux MATE transporter, producing MQAVKRTAWYPKRRSYNVLFWREITPLAIPIFIENLCVMLMGVLSTFLVSWIGKEAMAGVGLADSFNMVVISFFAAIDLGTTVVVAFSLAKRNGKRARAATRQSLAAMTVLALLLAIGIEFIGPQIIDLIAGQAEPQVKQLALSYLQMSAWSYPAAAITLIGSGALRGAGNTKIPMLINGGMNILNIIISSVLIYGCFSWQGMGFDGAALGLTISRYIGAIGVIYVLVIGFNPKLRISIPSYFRRWNGDILREVLSIGIPASIESVLFNGGKLLTQVFVAGMGTNEIAGNFIAFSIASLINLPGNALGSASTIIVGTRLGKNQVMQAERQIKHVFWLSTIGLCALALLSVPLAGTIARFYTRDEEVITVVKHLIWLNALFMPIWAASWVLPAGLKGARDARFTMYVSMAGMWGARIVFGYLLGIVLGMGVIGVWLGMVMDWAVRGAFFWWRLKSGSWLNNYRKMMARLSASEAAQTVPTPPQ
- a CDS encoding AMP nucleosidase, yielding MPEKHFSGLTSVQALDKLEEQYQNAVEALREAIKTYIADGSLPDAAVRAAGLFVYPELRISWDGENAPLNRTRAWGRFTRPGSYSTTIARPALLRHYLREQLAMIEKDYDVTIEVRPSQQEIPFPYVIDGSDLVLDRSMSAGIAKHFPTTELANIGDETADGLFNAETIFPLSHFDALRTDFSLARLRHYTGTAVEHFQPFVLFTNYTRYVDEFVRWSIEQIRDENSPYDSLACAGGAVITAESENADALISSLAWKNHQMPAWHLTSPNGRGITLVNIGVGPSNAKTICDHLAVLRPHAWLMIGHCGGLRESQNIGDYVLAHAYLRDDHVLDSVLPPDIPIPSIAEVQRALYDATKAVSGMPGEEVKQRLRTGTVVTTDDRNWELRYSASALRFNLSRAVAVDMESATIAAQGYRFRVPYGTLLCVSDKPLHGEIKLPGQANRFYEGAISEHLQIGIYAVEQLRAEGDKLHSRKLRTFNEPPFR